One Candidatus Bathyarchaeota archaeon genomic window, GCAAGGGCACGTCATCTTTTGGGAAGCGTGCTGGAAAAACTCTTCACATTCATTGTAGACGATGTGGTCGAAGAGCGTATCATGTGAGGAAGAAGCGGTGTGCCGCTTGTGGTTATGGGGAGTCTGCTAAGATTAGACGGTATTCGTGGCAGACTAAAACCCTGAGTCGAGAAAGGCTTCATTGATCTCGTGTGCGCGTATTTTAAGACACCCAAAGAATTGCGATAACCCTTTTCCTTTTT contains:
- a CDS encoding 50S ribosomal protein L37e, whose product is MSKGTSSFGKRAGKTLHIHCRRCGRRAYHVRKKRCAACGYGESAKIRRYSWQTKTLSRERLH